Proteins encoded in a region of the Gammaproteobacteria bacterium genome:
- a CDS encoding ShlB/FhaC/HecB family hemolysin secretion/activation protein, whose amino-acid sequence MQVVIESSAGLVGVTTRHIRMVMLGVFACLSTPALANTPLPLPDLPPLPGGSSQPQTQGELPSPVLPAAPVLDPNQLVFEIPPVFQRPLGVDEGGRVFVRKFVITGVIDDPEAGIIKEEIDARVAARFEELNELLARLRVARQNQEDVGPDGFTPDEREAIVDFMSDVVRDLSPDRQVRAYQSFVDQLRLQRLERNQGLTIGQLQLIADEITRYYRERGYFLARAVVPAQEVVEGIVAIRVLEGRLGQVLSDGNRRYSHSRLQAPFRDLTGKLVTVEKTEDALLTLQGYPGLSAVGVFQPGGEVGEADLLINVSEEDPLDFLVRVDNHGTRFTGENRLLADAIWNNPFGAADYLELTVLQTYSPDNSLFGSLKYQVPFSNPRHKIGIELTNNSFDVDSLSQSATDNDAGGTSDIYRLYYDWNLSRTRARRTALKFDLARKVADTEVFGRVTARDDIDVFGAQFDYELISAETATIVTAYARVDIGLDGALGAPTVEELEDGSIQPPPTIAGVGADFTKASLGMSWLKSMTANQSLLLRANGTYTADPLTSLERFVIGGPASVRGVPSSQFLSDYGAFVSVEWGVRAPGFADKPAFANRNWGDLLRFTVFADYAQGYFNEVGGGSSANIFDDITESGYGIGIEFGLPGSFSLNVQAAWRSGGADENPQPTDPRAVFDDSQYWVDFTWQF is encoded by the coding sequence ATGCAAGTCGTGATTGAATCTTCCGCAGGCCTGGTCGGCGTGACGACCAGGCATATCCGCATGGTCATGTTGGGCGTGTTCGCCTGCCTGTCGACGCCGGCGCTGGCCAACACGCCGTTGCCGTTGCCAGACCTGCCGCCACTTCCAGGTGGTTCGTCGCAGCCGCAGACACAAGGTGAATTGCCTTCTCCGGTATTGCCTGCTGCACCCGTGCTCGATCCCAACCAGCTGGTGTTCGAAATTCCGCCGGTCTTCCAGCGCCCACTCGGTGTCGACGAGGGCGGTCGTGTATTCGTGCGCAAGTTCGTCATCACCGGCGTGATCGATGATCCGGAAGCCGGCATCATCAAGGAAGAAATCGATGCCCGCGTTGCCGCGCGCTTCGAAGAACTGAACGAACTGCTTGCGCGCCTCCGTGTGGCGCGCCAGAACCAGGAGGATGTCGGGCCGGATGGCTTCACGCCGGACGAGCGCGAAGCAATTGTCGATTTCATGTCGGATGTGGTGCGCGACCTGAGCCCTGATCGCCAGGTGCGTGCCTACCAGTCTTTCGTGGACCAGTTGCGCCTGCAGCGACTCGAGCGCAACCAGGGCCTGACCATCGGCCAGTTGCAGTTGATTGCCGATGAAATCACGCGCTATTACCGCGAGCGGGGTTACTTCCTTGCTCGCGCCGTCGTGCCGGCCCAGGAAGTCGTGGAAGGCATCGTGGCGATCCGCGTGCTGGAAGGACGCCTCGGCCAGGTCTTGTCCGACGGCAACCGTCGCTACAGCCATTCGCGCCTGCAGGCACCGTTCCGTGACCTGACCGGCAAGCTCGTTACCGTGGAAAAGACGGAAGACGCCTTGCTGACCTTGCAGGGTTATCCCGGTTTGAGTGCTGTCGGCGTGTTCCAGCCTGGCGGTGAAGTCGGTGAGGCCGATTTGCTGATCAACGTGTCGGAGGAGGACCCGCTGGACTTCCTGGTACGCGTGGACAATCACGGTACGCGCTTTACTGGCGAAAATCGCCTGCTGGCCGATGCCATTTGGAACAACCCGTTTGGCGCGGCCGATTATCTCGAGCTGACCGTGCTGCAGACGTACTCGCCGGACAACTCGCTGTTCGGCTCGTTGAAGTACCAGGTGCCGTTTTCCAACCCGCGTCACAAGATCGGCATCGAACTGACCAACAATTCCTTTGACGTCGACAGCCTTTCCCAGTCTGCAACCGACAACGACGCGGGCGGTACTTCGGACATCTACCGCCTCTACTACGACTGGAACCTCAGCCGGACCCGTGCACGCCGCACGGCCCTCAAGTTCGATCTCGCGCGCAAGGTTGCCGACACCGAGGTGTTCGGCCGGGTCACTGCACGCGATGATATCGACGTGTTCGGTGCGCAGTTCGATTACGAGTTGATCAGTGCAGAAACCGCAACCATCGTCACGGCCTATGCCCGCGTCGATATCGGCCTTGACGGTGCGCTCGGTGCACCGACCGTGGAAGAACTCGAAGACGGCAGCATCCAGCCGCCGCCGACTATCGCGGGAGTGGGCGCAGACTTCACCAAGGCGTCGCTGGGCATGTCGTGGTTGAAGAGCATGACTGCCAACCAGTCCTTGCTGTTGCGAGCCAACGGCACCTACACCGCCGACCCGCTGACCTCGCTGGAGCGCTTCGTCATTGGCGGACCGGCCAGCGTGCGTGGCGTGCCGAGTTCGCAGTTCCTTTCAGACTACGGCGCGTTCGTTTCCGTGGAATGGGGCGTGCGTGCGCCGGGCTTTGCAGACAAGCCGGCATTTGCCAATCGCAACTGGGGTGACCTGCTGCGCTTCACGGTGTTCGCCGATTATGCGCAGGGTTATTTCAACGAGGTTGGTGGCGGCAGCAGCGCCAACATTTTCGATGACATCACCGAATCGGGTTATGGCATCGGCATCGAGTTCGGCTTGCCGGGTTCGTTCAGCTTGAACGTCCAGGCAGCGTGGCGCAGCGGTGGTGCGGACGAAAATCCGCAACCAACCGATCCGCGCGCCGTGTTTGATGACAGTCAGTACTGGGTCGACTTCACCTGGCAGTTCTGA